One part of the Mesorhizobium sp. M4B.F.Ca.ET.058.02.1.1 genome encodes these proteins:
- a CDS encoding DUF982 domain-containing protein: protein MMLSQPFEKPVRVWVGLGFPRQLNSVVDAYQFVTDWCGNSPEQKAAIRACKAALAGDIDAETARGILVRFARKKDILVEDGTMMPVKTTGRPLHV, encoded by the coding sequence ATGATGCTTTCCCAGCCTTTCGAAAAGCCCGTTCGCGTCTGGGTCGGGCTTGGTTTTCCGCGGCAGTTGAACTCCGTTGTCGATGCCTACCAGTTCGTCACGGATTGGTGTGGCAACAGTCCGGAGCAAAAGGCGGCGATCCGCGCCTGCAAAGCCGCGCTGGCCGGCGACATCGACGCAGAGACCGCGCGCGGCATTCTTGTGCGGTTCGCTAGGAAGAAGGACATCCTGGTGGAAGACGGAACGATGATGCCAGTCAAAACCACGGGGAGACCGTTGCACGTCTGA
- the msuE gene encoding FMN reductase, whose amino-acid sequence MSNPAIVGFSGNITRPSKTRAFVDLIVQDIATRHRLSSRTYDIDDVGPSLGTAKWARDLDARAQAILSDVIAADVLVVGSPTYKGSYTGLFKHFFDLIDPSALRGKPVVLTATGGGERHSLIVEHQLRPLFGFFEAFALPTAVYATDKDFTDGVLRSELILKRAAQAVDEIAVLLVNKSGVRIAAE is encoded by the coding sequence ATGTCAAATCCAGCAATCGTCGGTTTTTCCGGCAATATCACCCGCCCGTCGAAGACGCGCGCCTTCGTCGACCTCATCGTGCAGGACATCGCAACCCGCCACCGCCTCTCTTCCAGAACCTATGACATCGATGATGTCGGTCCGTCGTTGGGCACCGCCAAATGGGCGCGTGACCTCGACGCGCGGGCGCAGGCGATACTTTCAGACGTCATTGCCGCGGACGTGCTCGTCGTAGGCTCGCCGACCTACAAGGGCAGCTATACCGGGCTGTTCAAGCATTTCTTCGACCTGATCGATCCGTCGGCGCTGAGAGGCAAGCCGGTGGTTCTCACCGCCACCGGAGGCGGCGAGCGCCATTCCTTGATCGTCGAGCATCAGCTCAGGCCGCTTTTCGGTTTCTTCGAGGCTTTCGCGCTGCCCACAGCCGTCTACGCGACCGATAAGGACTTCACAGATGGCGTGCTGCGCTCCGAACTGATCCTGAAACGGGCGGCGCAGGCTGTTGATGAAATCGCGGTTCTGCTCGTTAATAAGTCCGGAGTCAGAATAGCAGCCGAGTAG
- a CDS encoding DUF982 domain-containing protein codes for MESGTFKQPIFVRDDGFVLRRIDCVMDAIEFLEEWAVERRGLLHAAASETCCSAYDGGKSVEAAHKTFTTWARRVGVIEDVPVAPSWMTGPKIGADHSLETDA; via the coding sequence ATGGAAAGTGGAACGTTCAAGCAGCCGATTTTTGTGAGGGACGACGGCTTCGTTCTCCGAAGGATCGACTGTGTTATGGATGCCATAGAGTTCCTTGAGGAATGGGCGGTCGAAAGACGTGGCCTTCTTCACGCCGCGGCATCTGAAACGTGCTGTTCCGCTTACGACGGCGGGAAGTCTGTCGAGGCGGCACACAAAACCTTTACGACTTGGGCTCGCAGGGTCGGGGTTATCGAGGATGTCCCCGTGGCACCGTCATGGATGACAGGACCGAAGATTGGCGCGGACCACTCTTTGGAAACTGATGCCTGA
- the groL gene encoding chaperonin GroEL (60 kDa chaperone family; promotes refolding of misfolded polypeptides especially under stressful conditions; forms two stacked rings of heptamers to form a barrel-shaped 14mer; ends can be capped by GroES; misfolded proteins enter the barrel where they are refolded when GroES binds) — translation MAAKEVKFHSDARERLLRGVNILADAVKVTLGPKGRNVVIDKSFGAPRITKDGVTVAKEIELEDKFENMGAQMVREVASKTNDIAGDGTTTATVLAQAIVREGAKAVASGMNPMDLKRGIDKAVEAIVVELKTNARKITKNDEIAQVGTISANGDAEIGRFLAEAMQKVGNEGVITVEEAKTAETELEVVEGMQFDRGYLSPYFITNQDKMRVELEEPYVLIHEKKLSNLQALLPVLEAVVQSSKPLLIIAEDVEGEALATLVVNKLRGGLKVAAVKAPGFGDRRKAMLEDIAILTGGTAISEDLGIKLENVTLAMLGRAKKVVIEKENTTIVDGAGSKSEIQSRASQIKAQIEETTSNYDKEKLQERLAKLAGGVAVIRVGGSTEVEVKERKDRVDDAMHATRAAVEEGVLPGGGVALLRAAKALDRVQAENEDQKHGVEIVRRAIEAPVRQIAENAGAEGSIIVGKLRERPEFGWGWNAQTNAFGDLYNEGVIDPVKVVRTALQDAASVAGLLVTTEAMVAEKPKKEPAVPAMPSGGMDF, via the coding sequence ATGGCTGCCAAGGAAGTCAAATTTCATTCCGATGCCCGCGAGCGCTTGCTGCGCGGCGTCAACATCCTCGCGGACGCGGTGAAGGTGACCCTCGGCCCCAAGGGCCGCAACGTCGTCATCGACAAGTCGTTCGGCGCCCCGCGCATCACTAAGGACGGCGTCACCGTCGCCAAGGAAATCGAGCTTGAGGACAAGTTCGAGAACATGGGCGCGCAGATGGTCCGCGAGGTTGCCTCGAAAACCAACGACATCGCCGGCGACGGCACCACCACCGCGACCGTGCTTGCCCAGGCGATCGTTCGCGAAGGCGCCAAGGCGGTTGCATCGGGCATGAACCCGATGGACCTGAAGCGCGGCATCGACAAGGCCGTCGAAGCCATCGTGGTTGAGCTGAAGACCAATGCCCGCAAGATCACCAAAAATGACGAGATCGCCCAGGTTGGTACGATATCGGCTAATGGCGACGCCGAGATCGGCCGCTTCCTTGCGGAAGCCATGCAAAAGGTCGGCAATGAGGGCGTCATCACGGTCGAGGAAGCCAAGACCGCCGAGACCGAACTCGAAGTCGTCGAAGGCATGCAGTTCGACCGTGGCTATCTCAGCCCGTATTTTATCACCAACCAGGACAAGATGCGTGTCGAGTTGGAAGAGCCCTATGTGCTTATCCACGAAAAGAAGCTGTCTAATCTGCAGGCACTGCTCCCGGTGCTGGAGGCTGTCGTTCAGTCATCCAAGCCGCTGCTGATCATCGCCGAGGATGTGGAGGGCGAAGCGTTGGCGACACTGGTCGTCAACAAGCTGCGCGGTGGCCTGAAGGTCGCTGCCGTCAAGGCGCCCGGCTTTGGGGATCGTCGCAAGGCGATGCTGGAGGATATTGCCATCCTCACCGGCGGGACCGCGATCTCGGAAGATCTTGGCATCAAGCTTGAGAATGTCACGCTGGCGATGCTCGGCCGCGCCAAGAAGGTGGTGATCGAAAAGGAGAACACCACCATCGTCGACGGGGCCGGCTCGAAGAGCGAAATCCAGAGCCGCGCTAGCCAGATCAAGGCGCAGATTGAGGAGACGACCTCCAATTACGATAAGGAAAAGCTGCAGGAGCGGCTAGCCAAGCTCGCCGGCGGTGTCGCCGTCATCCGGGTCGGCGGCTCGACCGAGGTCGAGGTCAAGGAGCGCAAGGACCGCGTAGACGATGCCATGCATGCGACGCGCGCTGCGGTCGAGGAAGGCGTATTACCGGGTGGCGGCGTGGCGCTTCTGCGTGCGGCCAAGGCACTGGACAGGGTTCAGGCCGAGAATGAGGACCAGAAGCACGGTGTCGAGATCGTGCGCCGCGCGATCGAAGCGCCCGTGCGACAGATCGCCGAGAATGCCGGCGCGGAAGGATCGATCATCGTAGGCAAGCTACGCGAGAGGCCGGAATTCGGCTGGGGCTGGAACGCACAGACCAACGCGTTTGGCGACCTCTACAACGAGGGCGTCATCGATCCGGTGAAGGTGGTGCGGACCGCACTTCAGGATGCGGCATCGGTTGCCGGCCTGTTGGTGACGACGGAAGCGATGGTTGCCGAGAAGCCGAAGAAGGAACCCGCGGTGCCGGCAATGCCGAGTGGCGGCATGGATTTCTGA
- a CDS encoding SfnB family sulfur acquisition oxidoreductase: MTVSNVKTDRAAAAVPPVARPAEPAHIIKDDAEAIAVAQRLAAEFVKDSSRRDRDRVWPVAELDQFSQSGLWSINVPKAFGGPEVSYATLAKVIEIISAADSSIGQIAQNHLGVVAAIRTVSDKDQQAVLFPEVLKGTRFGNAFSEFGSKRAADFETRFTDAGDHVVVNGQKFYSSGALLAHLVPIVALDDEGRAWYAIADRGAPGLTVIDDWSSFGQRTTLSGTVIIDNVKVPKTHLVPGYKGYDKPTADGAIFQIIQVAVDTGIAQAAIDETVQFVRTKSRAWIDSGVDNAWDDPYTIQAIGDLTLRLHAAQALLEKAGHAIDTAVAEPTAETVAHAQVVTAEAKILSTEIAIAATNKLFELAGTRSTLAEHNLDRHWRNARTHTLHDPVRWKYSILGKYFLNGEKPPLHAWS, translated from the coding sequence ATGACTGTGTCCAACGTGAAGACCGACAGGGCTGCTGCCGCCGTGCCACCCGTCGCGCGGCCAGCCGAGCCGGCGCACATCATCAAGGACGACGCCGAGGCTATCGCGGTCGCCCAGAGGCTCGCCGCCGAATTCGTCAAGGACTCCTCCCGGCGCGACCGCGACCGGGTCTGGCCCGTGGCCGAGCTCGATCAGTTCTCGCAGAGCGGCCTGTGGTCGATCAACGTGCCGAAGGCGTTCGGCGGCCCCGAAGTGTCCTACGCGACGCTAGCCAAGGTGATCGAGATCATCTCGGCGGCCGACTCCTCGATCGGACAGATCGCGCAGAACCATCTCGGCGTCGTCGCCGCCATCCGCACCGTCTCCGACAAGGACCAGCAGGCAGTGCTCTTTCCCGAAGTGCTGAAAGGCACGCGGTTCGGCAACGCCTTCTCGGAATTCGGCTCCAAGCGCGCCGCCGATTTCGAGACACGCTTCACCGACGCCGGCGACCACGTCGTCGTCAATGGCCAGAAGTTCTATTCGTCCGGGGCGCTTCTGGCGCATCTGGTGCCGATCGTGGCGCTCGACGATGAGGGCCGCGCCTGGTACGCGATCGCCGACCGCGGCGCGCCGGGCCTGACGGTGATCGACGACTGGTCGAGCTTCGGACAGCGCACGACGCTGTCGGGCACGGTCATCATCGACAACGTCAAGGTGCCGAAGACGCATCTCGTGCCCGGCTACAAGGGCTATGACAAGCCGACCGCCGACGGCGCCATCTTCCAGATCATCCAGGTCGCGGTCGACACCGGCATCGCGCAGGCGGCGATCGACGAGACGGTCCAGTTCGTCCGGACCAAGAGCCGTGCCTGGATCGACAGTGGCGTCGACAATGCCTGGGACGATCCCTACACCATCCAGGCCATCGGTGATCTGACGCTTCGCCTGCACGCCGCGCAGGCGCTGCTGGAAAAGGCCGGCCACGCCATCGACACAGCCGTCGCCGAGCCGACCGCCGAGACGGTGGCGCACGCCCAGGTCGTCACGGCGGAGGCGAAGATCCTGTCGACCGAGATCGCGATTGCGGCGACGAACAAGCTGTTCGAGCTTGCCGGAACGCGCTCGACGCTTGCCGAGCACAATCTCGACCGGCACTGGCGCAATGCCCGCACCCACACGCTGCATGATCCGGTGCGCTGGAAATATTCGATCCTCGGCAAGTATTTCCTCAACGGCGAGAAGCCGCCGCTGCACGCCTGGAGCTGA
- a CDS encoding Hsp20/alpha crystallin family protein, producing MSVRDLIPWSRGNGDQLPSVFRDNDRDPFLSLHREVNRLFDDVFRGFDSSLPALGRASSFGGGWPSVEISDGEKAVKVTAEVPGLEEKDIEVLLDDGVLTLKGEKRSEMEDKDRQFSERYYGRFERRIRLGYEVEEDKIDARFKNGVLTVTLPKTAKAQSQAKRIEIKH from the coding sequence ATGAGTGTCCGTGATCTTATTCCGTGGAGCCGTGGCAATGGCGACCAGCTTCCGAGCGTCTTTCGAGACAATGATCGCGATCCGTTCCTGTCCTTGCATCGCGAGGTGAATCGATTGTTCGACGACGTGTTCCGTGGCTTTGATTCCAGCCTGCCGGCCTTGGGCAGGGCTTCTTCCTTCGGCGGCGGCTGGCCGAGCGTCGAGATTTCCGACGGCGAGAAGGCGGTTAAGGTGACCGCCGAAGTACCCGGTCTGGAGGAAAAGGACATCGAGGTCCTGCTCGACGATGGCGTGCTGACGCTGAAGGGCGAGAAGCGCTCGGAGATGGAAGATAAGGACAGGCAGTTCTCGGAGCGCTACTACGGCCGCTTCGAGCGCCGTATCCGCCTCGGTTACGAGGTCGAGGAGGACAAGATAGACGCCCGCTTCAAGAACGGTGTACTGACGGTCACGCTGCCGAAGACCGCGAAAGCGCAGTCCCAGGCGAAGCGCATCGAAATCAAGCACTGA
- a CDS encoding usg protein — MVTAVSREFRLQMEGYGLTTAEIHYHFPDHPSLLQLYVWQEYDLAPNFPELKGFLDYWESELDGALHSVRVAHHRLIKPSEWRAVDGVIAIQ, encoded by the coding sequence ATGGTCACTGCGGTCAGCAGGGAATTCCGCCTGCAGATGGAAGGCTACGGCCTGACCACGGCCGAAATCCACTACCATTTTCCTGACCACCCGAGCCTGCTCCAGCTCTATGTCTGGCAGGAATACGATCTTGCGCCGAACTTCCCGGAGCTGAAAGGCTTTCTCGACTATTGGGAAAGCGAGCTGGACGGCGCGCTGCACTCCGTGCGCGTCGCCCACCACCGGCTGATCAAGCCGTCGGAATGGCGCGCCGTCGACGGGGTCATTGCCATCCAATGA
- a CDS encoding Hsp20 family protein: MLLKGGCGYEKHFRLHPLFRSGIGFDRMLNALESASRVETVDNWPPYDIAKKGEDDYRITMAVAGFSQDELDITQEHNMLMVSGQKPAEDNAEYLHHGIAERAFRRRFELADHVKVVNASLVNGLLTIDLKREIPEEMKPRRIEIGSVKAKPKAEARQIEADTRAA, from the coding sequence ATGTTGCTCAAAGGAGGATGTGGCTATGAGAAACACTTTCGACTTCACCCCCTGTTCCGGTCGGGCATCGGCTTCGACCGAATGTTGAACGCGCTCGAATCCGCGAGCCGTGTGGAGACAGTCGACAACTGGCCTCCCTACGATATCGCCAAAAAAGGGGAGGACGACTACCGCATCACCATGGCGGTGGCCGGCTTCTCGCAGGATGAGCTGGACATCACCCAGGAGCACAACATGCTCATGGTGTCCGGCCAGAAGCCCGCGGAAGACAATGCCGAATACCTGCACCACGGCATTGCCGAAAGGGCCTTCCGTAGACGGTTCGAACTGGCTGACCATGTCAAGGTCGTGAACGCCAGCCTCGTGAACGGTCTGCTGACGATCGATCTCAAGCGCGAGATTCCTGAAGAGATGAAGCCGCGCCGCATCGAAATCGGGAGCGTCAAGGCAAAGCCGAAAGCCGAGGCGAGGCAGATCGAGGCCGACACCCGGGCTGCCTGA
- a CDS encoding DUF982 domain-containing protein has translation MECLDQQWPHWARGGSWRAAARACRDALDGWRSARDAHKAFLRAARRAGLVLPAARAPRKSSQPRMIGALRPEMSFIGWQ, from the coding sequence CTGGAATGCCTGGACCAGCAGTGGCCCCATTGGGCGCGCGGAGGGAGTTGGCGTGCTGCCGCGCGCGCCTGCCGTGACGCGCTGGACGGATGGCGCAGCGCACGCGATGCGCACAAGGCCTTCCTCAGGGCGGCAAGGCGGGCTGGGTTGGTTCTGCCGGCAGCGCGCGCTCCTCGCAAGTCAAGCCAACCACGGATGATCGGCGCCCTGCGGCCCGAGATGAGCTTCATTGGATGGCAATGA
- a CDS encoding DUF982 domain-containing protein: MSERTFESPLFVRAAEGLIQEIACLEEAFDFLDEWPSHRRGVIYETAKRACCRAFDGSVPLQVARDAFAGFARSVKILEDGVTAMPWMAGAKMGQTGGIAA, from the coding sequence ATGAGCGAGAGAACATTCGAAAGCCCTTTGTTCGTGAGAGCCGCGGAAGGTCTCATTCAGGAAATAGCCTGCCTTGAGGAAGCCTTCGATTTCCTCGATGAATGGCCTTCGCACCGGCGCGGAGTGATCTATGAGACCGCGAAGCGGGCATGCTGCCGCGCCTTCGACGGCAGCGTGCCTTTGCAAGTCGCCCGCGACGCGTTCGCCGGCTTTGCCCGGTCGGTGAAAATCCTCGAGGATGGCGTCACGGCGATGCCCTGGATGGCCGGCGCGAAGATGGGCCAGACCGGCGGCATTGCCGCCTGA
- a CDS encoding LuxR C-terminal-related transcriptional regulator, which translates to MTVLSNRERMIAAKFAQGMTYREIGEMFFIAPATVRTHLSAIYRKLDVRCKVALAALLADRRLQGLDQSPFERPSTDRWGPPVVAVLPFDNLGGEERWTRIAEGLSADIIVDLARYPDLGVIARQTMLSYKERRDDVRSIGRELSADYVMEGTVQAEGQRVRIWVQLVDSRTGVDVWTARYDRFAENLFAMLDSVTENVINVLATCHGQLANLRRDAVRRRPPTSLQAYDCYLLGLEQKHLFTRASNKEGIRLLTRAVELDPGLARAWTALALAHAVDACNGFSDDVSVSIESWSACVKQALALDPADIYARIMLADLRALQGDIDAAVEEHDRVLASSPNNADILALLAGSLALVGSDAKHGYELAKRAIRLNPNVPWYFGMLGRCCFVLGLYRESLVGLRRSPSDSPATLLFFAMAHAMLGETMRATKMAARLKDEFPSFTPELFINTYPVTNPAAIAAIREGSRRAGLS; encoded by the coding sequence TTGACCGTTCTGTCGAACCGGGAGCGGATGATAGCGGCAAAGTTCGCTCAGGGGATGACATATCGTGAAATCGGCGAGATGTTCTTCATAGCGCCGGCCACGGTTCGGACCCATCTGTCGGCGATCTATCGGAAACTCGACGTTCGCTGCAAAGTGGCGCTCGCTGCGTTGCTTGCGGATCGCCGCCTCCAAGGACTCGACCAGTCACCATTCGAACGCCCTTCGACAGACCGGTGGGGGCCGCCTGTCGTCGCAGTTCTCCCGTTTGACAACCTCGGTGGAGAAGAACGGTGGACGCGTATCGCGGAAGGGTTGTCGGCGGACATCATCGTTGATCTCGCCCGTTACCCCGACTTGGGCGTGATAGCCCGCCAGACAATGCTCTCATACAAGGAGCGGCGCGATGATGTTCGATCCATCGGACGAGAGTTGAGTGCCGACTATGTGATGGAAGGAACCGTGCAAGCGGAGGGCCAGCGGGTACGCATCTGGGTGCAACTCGTCGACTCCCGCACAGGGGTCGATGTTTGGACAGCGCGTTATGATCGGTTTGCAGAAAACCTGTTTGCGATGCTGGACAGCGTGACCGAAAACGTCATCAATGTTCTTGCTACTTGCCACGGTCAACTCGCCAACCTGCGACGCGATGCAGTGCGTCGGAGGCCACCAACAAGTTTGCAAGCCTATGATTGCTACCTGCTTGGCCTTGAGCAGAAGCACCTTTTCACCCGAGCTTCGAACAAGGAAGGGATACGGCTACTGACGCGTGCAGTCGAGCTTGATCCGGGTCTTGCAAGAGCCTGGACCGCGCTGGCTCTTGCGCATGCTGTGGACGCTTGCAACGGGTTTTCCGATGATGTTTCTGTCTCGATTGAGAGCTGGAGCGCATGTGTCAAGCAAGCTTTGGCCCTCGATCCGGCCGATATTTACGCAAGAATAATGCTCGCTGATCTTCGGGCTTTGCAGGGCGACATCGACGCTGCTGTCGAAGAACATGACCGAGTGTTGGCGTCGTCCCCAAATAACGCTGACATACTTGCCTTGCTTGCAGGAAGCTTGGCTCTGGTTGGGAGCGATGCCAAGCATGGCTACGAATTGGCCAAGCGAGCGATCCGGCTAAATCCTAATGTTCCGTGGTACTTTGGAATGTTGGGGCGCTGCTGCTTTGTCCTTGGCCTGTACCGGGAATCGTTGGTTGGGCTGCGTCGGTCCCCGTCCGACTCGCCTGCCACGCTTCTGTTCTTTGCAATGGCTCATGCGATGCTTGGTGAAACCATGCGGGCCACCAAGATGGCTGCGCGACTGAAGGACGAGTTCCCGAGCTTCACTCCCGAATTGTTCATCAACACGTACCCGGTCACCAATCCAGCGGCCATTGCCGCAATCAGAGAGGGCTCTCGGCGTGCGGGTCTATCGTAA
- a CDS encoding ABC transporter ATP-binding protein: MPGNDVILVVDTIHATYNHAITALHGVSFELRRGEILALLGANGAGKSTTLKAVSNLLPAERGQINAGAIRFEGSDVTRRKPGDLVRAGLVQVLEGRHCFKSLTVEENLVSGGIGRSGRRAEINPDLERIYGFFPRLAEKRRTLAGLTSGGEQQMTAIGRALMSRPRLLVLDEPSMGLAPLVVQDIFLALRKLNREAGLSILVAEQNSAVALRYADHATVLENGVSVLSGPAAELRQREDVRAFYLGQQASPAAPAVHLHAVA, encoded by the coding sequence ATGCCAGGCAATGACGTCATCCTTGTCGTGGACACAATCCACGCCACCTACAACCACGCCATCACCGCGCTGCACGGCGTCAGCTTCGAGCTCAGGCGCGGCGAGATCCTGGCGCTGCTCGGTGCCAACGGCGCCGGCAAGAGCACGACGCTGAAGGCGGTCTCCAACCTCCTGCCCGCCGAGCGCGGCCAGATCAACGCCGGCGCGATCCGCTTCGAAGGAAGCGACGTCACCCGCCGCAAGCCTGGCGACCTCGTGCGCGCCGGGCTCGTCCAGGTGCTGGAGGGGCGCCACTGCTTCAAGAGCCTGACCGTCGAGGAGAATTTGGTCTCCGGCGGCATCGGCCGCAGCGGCCGGCGCGCCGAGATCAACCCGGACCTCGAACGGATCTACGGCTTCTTTCCGCGGCTGGCCGAGAAGCGCCGCACGCTTGCCGGGCTGACCTCGGGCGGCGAGCAGCAGATGACGGCCATCGGCCGGGCGCTGATGTCACGCCCCCGCCTGCTGGTCCTCGACGAGCCGTCCATGGGGCTCGCGCCGCTGGTCGTCCAGGACATCTTCCTGGCGCTGAGGAAGCTCAACCGGGAGGCCGGCCTGTCGATCCTGGTCGCCGAGCAGAACTCGGCCGTCGCACTCAGATATGCCGACCACGCCACCGTGCTCGAGAACGGGGTTTCCGTCCTGTCCGGACCGGCGGCGGAGCTGCGCCAGCGCGAGGACGTGCGCGCCTTCTATCTCGGCCAGCAGGCTTCGCCCGCCGCGCCCGCCGTCCATCTTCATGCCGTCGCCTGA
- a CDS encoding ABC transporter substrate-binding protein, translating into MTFLTTVKAVALSAALAVSVALPAAHADEQYFPLQSYRVGPYAAGGTGFFGGFIDYLNLINTRDGGVNGVKLTWDECETQYEVERGVECYERQKSHAGAAAWNPLSVGIAYAMIDRITSDKVPLITVNHGRTDSTDGRVFPYVFPLLLNPYSETSGIVNYIASKEGGIDKLKGKKIVVLYHGSPYGKETIPIYELLAQKYGFTVQQIEVPHPGNEQQSQWLTIRRAKPDFVVLRGWGVMNPVALKTAVKVGYPVDHIIGNVWSNSEEDVIPAGDAAKGYTAITTQASGNSYPVVKEIVKTVYDAGKGNLEDKSRIGSVYHNLGIVNGILNVEAIRIAQEKFGHRTLTGDEVRWGFEHLKLDPAKVEALGAKDLFHSINVSWDNHEGEGYVTFQQWDGKKWNVVSDWIAPDWALLRPIIEKSAEAYAAEKGIKLRTAADADAVAATN; encoded by the coding sequence ATGACCTTCCTAACCACAGTAAAGGCAGTCGCGCTGTCGGCGGCACTGGCCGTGTCGGTGGCCTTGCCGGCCGCCCACGCCGACGAGCAGTATTTCCCGCTGCAGAGCTATCGCGTCGGACCCTATGCGGCCGGCGGCACCGGCTTCTTCGGCGGCTTCATCGACTATCTCAACCTCATCAACACCCGCGACGGTGGCGTCAACGGCGTCAAGCTGACGTGGGACGAGTGCGAGACCCAGTATGAGGTCGAGCGCGGCGTCGAGTGCTACGAGCGGCAGAAGAGCCACGCCGGCGCCGCCGCCTGGAACCCTCTCTCGGTCGGCATCGCCTACGCCATGATCGACCGCATCACTTCGGACAAGGTGCCGCTGATCACGGTCAACCACGGCCGCACCGACTCCACCGACGGGCGTGTGTTCCCTTACGTCTTCCCGCTGCTGCTCAATCCCTACAGCGAGACGTCCGGCATCGTGAACTACATCGCCTCCAAGGAAGGCGGCATCGACAAGCTGAAGGGCAAGAAGATCGTCGTGCTCTATCACGGCTCGCCCTATGGCAAGGAGACGATCCCGATTTATGAATTGCTGGCGCAGAAATACGGCTTCACCGTGCAGCAGATCGAGGTGCCGCATCCCGGCAACGAGCAGCAATCGCAATGGCTGACGATCCGCCGCGCCAAGCCGGACTTCGTCGTCCTGCGCGGCTGGGGCGTGATGAACCCGGTGGCGCTGAAGACGGCCGTGAAGGTCGGCTATCCCGTCGACCACATCATCGGCAACGTCTGGTCGAACTCGGAAGAAGACGTCATCCCCGCCGGCGACGCCGCCAAGGGCTACACCGCCATCACCACGCAGGCCTCGGGCAACAGCTATCCGGTGGTCAAGGAGATCGTGAAGACCGTCTACGACGCCGGCAAGGGCAACCTCGAGGACAAGTCGCGCATCGGCTCGGTCTATCACAACCTCGGCATCGTCAACGGCATCCTCAATGTCGAAGCCATCCGCATCGCGCAGGAGAAGTTCGGCCATCGCACGCTGACCGGCGACGAGGTCCGTTGGGGCTTCGAGCATCTCAAACTCGATCCGGCCAAGGTCGAGGCGCTCGGCGCCAAGGACCTGTTCCACTCCATCAATGTCAGCTGGGATAATCACGAAGGCGAAGGCTACGTGACCTTCCAGCAGTGGGACGGCAAGAAGTGGAACGTCGTCTCCGACTGGATCGCCCCCGACTGGGCGCTGCTGCGGCCGATCATCGAGAAGTCGGCCGAGGCTTACGCGGCGGAGAAGGGCATCAAGCTGCGCACAGCCGCCGATGCCGACGCGGTAGCCGCTACCAACTGA
- a CDS encoding co-chaperone GroES, translating into MAFRPLHDRILVRRVEADEKTAGGIIIPDTAKEKPQEGEVIAIGPGSRDESGKLTPLDVKAGDRILFGKWSGTEIKLNGEDLLIMKESDVMGVIENAAAVKKAA; encoded by the coding sequence ATGGCGTTCCGTCCATTGCATGACCGTATCCTGGTCCGCCGCGTCGAGGCCGATGAAAAAACGGCCGGTGGCATCATCATCCCCGACACCGCCAAGGAGAAGCCGCAGGAGGGCGAGGTCATCGCCATCGGACCTGGTTCGCGAGATGAGAGCGGCAAGCTCACGCCTCTCGACGTCAAGGCGGGCGATCGCATTCTGTTCGGCAAGTGGTCCGGCACTGAAATCAAGCTCAACGGCGAGGACCTGCTCATCATGAAGGAAAGCGACGTGATGGGCGTGATCGAGAATGCTGCGGCGGTCAAGAAGGCCGCCTGA